From the genome of Argentina anserina chromosome 4, drPotAnse1.1, whole genome shotgun sequence, one region includes:
- the LOC126791713 gene encoding mitochondrial thiamine diphosphate carrier 2-like, producing MEEPGQLKRAVIDATAGLVAGGISRTVTSPLDVIKIRFQVQLEPTSTWALVRRNLTGPSKYTGMFQATRDILREEGLPGFWRGNVPALLMVMPYTAIQFTVLHKLKTFAAGSSKTEDHVHLSPYLSYVSGAVAGCAATVGSYPFDLLRTLLASQGEPKVYPTMRAAFVDIVKTRGFRGLYAGLSPTLVEIVPYAGLQFGTYDTFKRWTMMLNQFRSSSANLYGTENSLTSFQLFLCGLASGTCAKLVCHPLDVVKKRFQIEGLQRHPRYGARVEHHAYSNMVDALRRIMHKEGWAGLYKGIVPSTVKAAPAGAVTFVAYEYTSDWLESRLT from the exons ATGGAAGAGCCCGGCCAGCTCAAGCGGGCCGTCATTGACGCCACCGCCGGGTTAGTCGCCGGCGGGATCTCCCGGACCGTCACCTCGCCGCTCGACGTCATCAAGATTCGATTCCAG GTTCAGCTGGAGCCGACATCTACATGGGCTTTGGTGCGTCGGAATTTGACCGGGCCGTCGAAATATACCGGGATGTTTCAGGCCACGAGGGATATTTTGCGAGAGGAAGGCTTGCCG GGGTTCTGGCGAGGCAATGTTCCAGCTCTACTTATGGTTATGCCGTATACCGCGATTCAGTTTACTGTACTGCACAAATTGAAGACATTTGCGGCCGGTTCTTCCAAGACAG AGGATCATGTTCATTTAAGTCCTTATTTGTCCTACGTCAGTGGAGCGGTAGCAGGTTGTGCAGCTACTGTTGGGTCATATCCATTTGATCTTCTTAGGACCTTGCTAGCTTCACAGGGGGAACCTAAG GTGTATCCAACTATGAGGGCTGCATTTGTCGATATAGTTAAAACACGTGGATTTCGAGGATTGTATGCTGGACTGTCACCAACACTGGTAGAGATTGTTCCCTATGCAGGCTTGCAATTTGGTACCTATGACACATTTAAGCGCTGGACCATG ATGTTGAACCAGTTTAGATCGTCTAGTGCAAACTTATACGGTACGGAGAATAGTCTCACAAGCTTTCAGCTTTTCCTCTGTGGTCTGGCTTCCGGGACCTGTGCCAAACTTGTCTGTCATCCACTTGATGTGGTCAAGAAGAGATTCCAG ATTGAAGGACTACAAAGGCACCCGAGATATGGAGCACGAGTCGAGCACCATGCTTACAGCAATATGGTTGATGCGTTGCGACGAATAATGCATAAAGAAGGCTGGGCTGGTCTTTATAAGGGAATAGTCCCATCAACGGTCAAAGCTGCTCCTGCTGGTGCAGTGACATTTGTGGCTTATGAATATACATCAGACTGGTTAGAGTCTAGATTAACTTGA
- the LOC126791711 gene encoding uncharacterized protein LOC126791711, which produces MDSVEGNNHGDCTEDDSADRSFSPEASDRNGVDGDPEILPRVGEEYQVELSPLMAVSDYLCCLENQTDAESTDSSSYRFLVGLPIPVMWISEEVMCEKDEPCAGYKNAVVMTHKNESLKSEYGSNLVASERNSSKCKAEPMDIDSHQGISFNESAKFNVKQDMIMPENQNGCPVPGTSSISWSHIEEASFLLGLYIFGKDLVLVMKFVGTKQMGDVLSFYYGTFYGSKSYSRWSECKKMRSRKCVFGQRIFTGFRHHELLSRLHPHVSEECQSTLLEVSKTFGEGKILLEEYVFILKSKVGLDALVEAVAIGKGRKDLTGISMETPKSNQVVSRREIPVGKACSALSPLEIVGFLTGNFRLSKARSNDLFWEAVWPRLLARGWHSEQPRQDRFATASKNSLVFLLPGIKKFSRRKLVKGSHYFDSVSDVLSKVASDPELLELETGADKGSTSKDENGWANDTKPEQRHCYLKPRTPTRGTDTMMKFTVVDTSLAYGKTCKVRELRRLPVELNTSISISSSDSENGDDASDELPEISNSVDTSCSHRNEVNVSKNVNTSLGRKEIRDVKYTDYDASEWGHQDFGRHETNVDKKLRKEQIIDICDYMVPRREMKFERSQKVVHKNKNGKVPVSKKRQQLATCSSKKSSSSSSHISPGPMLQQEACNFGHNSEVGEKNHSAVEPSPGRLSSNITTSRGGSPVISSEAVPSSNNVSAGKPHHWPQFDLNEEPSCLDDESDEPMMERQHDGTTQEPGCLKSVETSECMAAFEQQPAGNTRRQSTRNRPLTAKVLEAFACGFLDTKQTRKSRDEFPREKSKSRRSHARVRVPDSFDTSVVDCNMQETSTAVYSNNADGYSELDMVSQLG; this is translated from the exons ATGGATTCAGTTGAAGGAAATAACCATGGCGATTGTACTGAGGATGACTCTGCTGACCGTTCTTTTTCTCCAGAAGCTTCGGATAGAAATGGTGTGGATGGTGATCCTGAGATACTTCCTAGAGTAGGAGAAGAGTACCAAGTTGAACTTTCCCCTCTAATGGCTGTATCTGATTATCTTTGCTGTCTAGAGAATCAAACTGATGCAGAAAGCACAGACAGTAGTTCATACAGATTTCTGGTCGGGTTGCCAATTCCAGTTATGTGGATCAGTGAGGAAGTTATGTGTGAAAAAGATGAACCTTGTGCGGGTTATAAGAATGCAGTTGTCATGACCCATAAAAATGAGTCTTTAAAATCTGAATATGGCAGTAATTTGGTGGCGTCGGAAAGGAATAGCTCCAAATGCAAAGCTGAGCCCATGGATATTGATTCACATCAAGGAATAAGTTTCAATGAGTCTGCAAAGTTTAATGTGAAACAGGATATGATAATGCCTGAAAATCAAAATGGATGTCCAGTTCCTGGTACCTCAAGTATTAGTTGGAGTCACATAGAAGAAGCCAGTTTTCTTCTTGGTTTATATATCTTCGGGAAGGACCTTGTGCTGGTAATGAAATTCGTTGGTACTAAACAGATGGGTGATGTATTATCATTCTACTATGGGACCTTTTACGGGTCTAAAAGCTACAGCAGGTGGTCTGAAtgcaagaaaatgagaagcAGAAAATGTGTATTTGGACAAAGAATATTTACAGGATTCAGGCATCATGAGTTATTATCTCGTTTGCATCCTCATGTGTCAGAAGAGTGCCAAAGTACTTTACTTGAG GTCTCAAAGACATTCGGGGAAGGAAAGATATTACTAGAAGAATATGTATTCATTCTAAAATCTAAAGTTGGATTGGATGCTCTTGTGGAAGCAGTGGCAATTGGTAAAGGGAGGAAAGATCTCACAGGCATTTCCATGGAGACCCCAAAGTCCAATCAGGTTGTTAGTCGCAGAGAAATACCAGTTGGGAAAGCATGCTCTGCTCTCTCGCCCTTGGAAATAGTTGGCTTTCTGACAGGGAATTTCCGGCTCAGTAAAGCTCGCTCAAATGACCTCTTCTGGGAAGCTGTTTGGCCACGTTTGCTTGCTAGAGGGTGGCATTCTGAGCAGCCAAGACAGGATCGCTTTGCTACTGCTTCCAAGAATTCATtggtttttcttcttcctggGATTAAGAAATTTTCCAGAAGGAAACTGGTGAAGGGCAGTCACTATTTTGACTCGGTAAGTGACGTGCTCAGCAAAGTTGCTTCTGACCCAGAGCTCCTTGAGCTTGAGACTGGAGCAGATAAAGGTTCCACGAGCAAGGATGAAAATGGGTGGGCAAATGACACAAAGCCTGAGCAACGTCACTGTTATTTGAAACCTCGTACCCCTACTCGTGGCACAGACACTATGATGAAGTTCACTGTTGTGGACACGAGTCTGGCCTATGGGAAAACATGCAAGGTTAGGGAACTGAGACGCTTACCAGTTGAGTTGAATACCTCCATCTCCATCTCAAGTAGTGATTCTGAAAATGGGGATGATGCTTCTGATGAATTGCCAGAGATATCTAACTCTGTGGATACCTCGTGTTCCCATAGAAATGAGGTCAATGTTTCCAAGAACGTAAACACCAGTTTGGGTAGAAAAGAAATAAGAGATGTCAAATATACTGATTATGATGCTTCAGAGTGGGGGCATCAAGATTTTGGTCGACATGAGACTAATGTGGATAAAAAGCTTCGAAAGGAGCAGATCATTGATATTTGCGATTACATGGTGCCTAGAAGAGAAATGAAATTCGAAAGGAGCCAGAAAGTGgtacacaaaaataaaaatggtaaGGTTCCTGTTTCAAAAAAACGTCAGCAGTTAGCTACTTGTAGTAGCAAAAAGAGCAGCAGTAGCAGCAGCCACATCTCGCCAGGTCCCATGTTACAACAAGAGGCCTGCAACTTTGGACACAATTCTGAAGTTGGCGAGAAAAACCACTCTGCAGTGGAACCATCGCCTGGGAGGTTATCATCCAACATTACTACATCTAGAGGAGGTAGCCCAGTGATTAGTAGTGAAGCTGTTCCTAGTAGCAACAATGTGAGTGCAGGAAAACCTCATCATTGGCCTCAATTTGACCTGAACGAGGAACCGAGTTGTCTAGATGATGAAAGTGATGAGCCTATGATGGAAAGACAACATGATGGAACAACCCAGGAACCAGGTTGTTTAAAATCAGTGGAAACCTCTGAATGCATGGCTGCTTTCGAGCAACAGCCTGCAGGTAATACCCGGAGACAGAGCACAAGAAATCGTCCGCTGACTGCTAAGGTACTGGAAGCTTTTGCTTGTGGATTTTTAGACACAAAGCAAACGCGAAAGAGTAGGGATGAATTTCCTCGGGAAAAATCCAAATCCAGACGCTCTCATGCTAGGGTGCGAGTTCCAGACAGTTTTGATACTAGTGTCGTGGATTGTAATATGCAGGAAACCAGCACTGCTGTCTACAGTAATAATGCTGATGGATACAGTGAGCTTGACATGGTTTCCCAACTGGGTTAG
- the LOC126791716 gene encoding uncharacterized protein LOC126791716, whose product MGQALRRAAGKARPGPTTTSSTPKTVVNQREPAPEITKPAEGLGSDGGGANAENLLEERDPKFDSMLNQMVGRIRSKPGGKPEMGEAHVVDKYNRPLPKLRDTKPDSGRFEERAAPPGTLNVAQLRHIILLHQGKAEDHNGPMEVQTIAEKFQVDVAEVRRIVQFVSLPPEDTSKQKKNP is encoded by the exons ATGGGCCAGGCACTTCGCCGAGCTGCCGGGAAAGCCCGACCCGGTCCCACCACTACGTCGTCAACACCCAAGACCGTCGTCAATCAGCGGGAACCGGCTCCTGAGATTACCAAACCCGCCGAGGGTTTAGGTTCTG ATGGTGGTGGTGCAAATGCGGAGAATCTGCTTGAAGAGCGCGACCCCAAGTTCGATTCGATGCTGAATCAGATGGTCGGGAGGATCAGATCAAAGCCCGGCGGAAAACCGGAAATGGGTGAG GCACATGTGGTGGACAAGTACAATAGGCCGCTACCGAAGCTGAGGGATACGAAGCCGGATTCCGGGAGGTTTGAGGAGAGAGCTGCTCCTCCGGGGACACTGAACGTGGCGCAGCTGCGGCACATTATACTACTGCATCAGGGCAAGGCTGAGGATCACAATGGCCCCATGGAGGTGCAAACAATAGCTGAGAAATTTCAGGTCGATGTCGCCGAGGTTAGGAGGATTGTGCAGTTTGTGTCACTGCCTCCTGAGGATACCAGTAAACAGAAGAAGAATCCTTGA